The following proteins come from a genomic window of Coffea arabica cultivar ET-39 chromosome 11c, Coffea Arabica ET-39 HiFi, whole genome shotgun sequence:
- the LOC113715768 gene encoding uncharacterized protein isoform X2, translating into MNTTSRSSANFCSLIKDIGVGSYECSWILNYKTLIENYAEPVPPMLPCILELTNFSDLHKYADSDNLCTLSFITRYSSGILISPPLPDDLSFKQWFTLNKEEIQNLLNAKTYSDANCLLPPPNEEDIKAISTFQASFPIQKAAWVQGTVKLAYGFTKYWTTACVNCYKIVNADID; encoded by the exons ATGAACACCACATCAAGATCTTCAGCAAATTTCTGCAGCCTTATCAAAGATATTGG AGTTGGGAGTTATGAATGCTCCTGGATTTTGAACTACAAGACTTTGATTGAAAATTATGCTGAACCTGTGCCACCTATGTTGCCTTGCATACTTGAGCTGACAAACTTCTCTGATCTGCACAAATATGCTGATTCAGATAACCTTTGCA CTTTGTCATTCATTACAAGGTATTCATCTGGAATTCTGATTAGTCCTCCACTCCCAGATGACCTCTCTTTCAAGCAATG GTTTACTTTGAACAAGGAAGAAATCCAAAATTTGCTTAATGCTAAAACATACAGTGATGCTAACTGTTTACTTCCTCCTCCAAATGAAGAGGATATCAAAGCAATCAGCACTTTTCAAGCATCATTTCCAATT CAAAAGGCGGCTTGGGTGCAAGGAACTGTCAAACTTGCATATGGATTCACCAAATATTGGACTACTGCTTGTGTGAATTGTTACAAAATTGTGAATGCTGACATTGACTAG
- the LOC113716037 gene encoding uncharacterized protein, which produces MTSAQVKRNVLQQIDGFLQSMGKSIHSYNLIPIGFSYENIENETRELRAERNIVISETDLNSIQLLNEKQKKAFVVISERIYSDRPGVFFINGPGGTGKTFLYRALLADVRSKGYLALATATSGIAASILPGGRTAHFRFKFLIDIFDGATSRVSKQTSLAAMIKEAKLIIWDEAPMSKKAAIEALDDLLRDLMNSEEIFGGKVVVLGGDFRQTLPVVRKGTKAEMINACLINSPLWHKLEKLQLTENMRAKLDPSFTQFLLKIGDGTQETDENDIVKLPSSIVVNYNNETDAIEKLINIVYPEFKDPSKKLHCSQNRAILTTKNNFVDEINDELIKKFPGDLAEYLSYDETLNENHQSEYIDLLNTLTPSNLPPHRLLLKLNAPIILLRNLDPAEGLCNGTRLIIKSLSKNVSCAKIAVGDFCGKEVFIHRISMQPPSDEQYPVPYKRTQFPIRLCFAITINKAQGQTLDFVGIYLKEPVFSHGQLYVALSRAKTASAVKVLIRPTYFDESCTDHTKNIVIMPRHISSVLDIQKGAEKWTILAQVVHRGHNQLTREVP; this is translated from the exons ATGACATCTGCACAAGTGAAAAGAAATGTCTTGCAACAAATTGATGGATTTTTGCAATCCATGGGAAAAAGTATACATTCATATAATTTGATTCCTATTGGATTCTCTTATGAAAATATAGAGAATGAAACTCGAGAATTAAGAGCAGAAAGAAACATTGTCATTTCAGAAACTGACTTAAATTCAATTCAGCTACTCaatgaaaaacagaaaaaagcaTTTGTAGTCATATCTGAGAGAATTTACTCAGATAGACCTGGTGTTTTTTTCATTAACGGTCCAGGTGGTACTGGAAAAACATTTCTGTATAGAGCTTTGTTAGCTGATGTTAGATCTAAAGGTTATCTTGCTCTTGCTACAGCTACATCCGGAATTGCAGCTTCCATTTTACCAGGTGGAAGGACTGCACATTTCAGATTTAAATTTCTAATAGATATCTTTGATGGTGCAACAAGTCGGGTCAGTAAACAAACTTCTTTAGCTGCAATGATCAAGGAAGCAAAGCTTATAATCTGGGATGAAGCACCAATGTCTAAAAAGGCAGCAATTGAAGCTTTAGATGATCTCTTAAGagatttaatgaattcagaagAAATATTTGGGGGAAAGGTAGTTGTACTTGGTGGAGATTTTAGACAAACATTACCAGTTGTTAGAAAAGGAACAAAAGCTGAAATGATAAATGCATGTTTGATAAATTCTCCATTATGGCACAAATTAGAGAAATTGCAATTAACAGAGAACATGAGAGCAAAATTAGATCCTTCATTCACGCAGTTTCTCTTAAAAATTGGAGATGGAACACAGGAAACAGATGAGAATGACATAGTAAAACTTCCATCTTCAATTGTAGTTAACTATAATAATGAGACTGATGCAATTGAAAAGCTAATCAATATTGTGTATCCTGAATTTAAAGATCCTTCAAAGAAACTGCATTGCTCACAAAATAGAGCAATTCTAACTACAAAGAATAACTTTGTAGATGAAATCAATGATGAATTGATCAAAAAATTTCCAGGAGATTTGGCTGAGTACCTAAGCTATGATGAAACACTGAATGAAAATCATCAATCTGAATACATTGATCTTCTGAACACTCTTACGCCTAGCAATTTACCTCCACATAGGTTACTGTTAAAACTCAATGCCCCAATAATTCTTTTAAGAAATCTCGATCCTGCTGAAGGATTATGCAATGGAACTAGACTGATAATAAAGAGTTTGAGCAAGAATGTTAGTTGTGCTAAAATTGCagttggtgatttttgtggcaaAGAAGTTTTTATACATAGAATTTCCATGCAGCCACCAAGTGATGAACAATATCCAGTTCCATATAAAAGAACACAATTTCCAATTCGTTTGTGCTTTgcgataacaataaataaagcaCAAGGCCAAACTTTAGATTTTGTTGGTATATATTTGAAAGAACCTGTGTTTTCACATGGCCAATTATATGTTGCACTTTCAAGAGCCAAAACAGCTTCGGCTGTAAAAGTCCTTATCAGGCCAACTTATTTTGATGAATCATGCACTGATCATACTAAAAATATA GTCATCATGCCTAGACATATATCTTCAGTGCTAGACATTCAGAAAGGAGCAGAAAAGTGGACTATTCTCGCACAAGTTGTTCACAGAGGGCACAATCAATTGACTCGTGAAGTTCCATAG
- the LOC113715665 gene encoding uncharacterized protein At4g15970-like isoform X1 gives MISSSPSSSPLSSAYIFPRRRLSSPSFLPLSSPPPKPPLPSNSGEIKPDVASNSAVYLRRVFTAIVFLSAVVLSCFVLYRATDSVGLKMPMVYYYYYASGNPDLLSDDVSSDNSRLADSKEFRLEKVLNDAAMEDKTVILTTLNEAWASPNSIIDLFLESFRYGEHTRKLLNHLVIIALDMKAFSRCLDIHTHCFALVNEGVNFSSEAYFMTPAYLKMMWSRIFFLQSVLELGFNFVFTDADVMWFRDPFPHFYFDADFQIACDHFSGISDGVENKPNGGFKFVRSNNRSIEFYKYWYSSREKFPGLHDQDVLNIIKNGTFIQDIGLKMRFLSTAYFGGFCEPSRDLNEVCTMHANCCFGLDSKLHDLRILLQDWKSYMSLPPRFKGSPLVSWRVPQNCSLDALLHFDLQSEDEKQEMDNNGKTDKRL, from the exons ATGATCTCGTCATCGCCATCATCTTCGCCACTCTCCTCCGCCTATATATTTCCTCGCCGTCGATTGTCTTCTCcctcttttcttcctctctcgTCTCCGCCGCCAAAACCGCCGCTGCCCTCAAATTCCGGCGAGATTAAGCCGGATGTTGCATCTAATTCCGCCGTGTATCTCCGGCGAGTATTTACTGCGATTGTTTTCCTAAGCGCTGTGGTTTTGTCCTGCTTTGTTCTCTATAGAGCTACTGATTCTGTTGGGTTGAAAATGCCGATGGTTTATTACTACTACTATGCCTCCGGGAACCCTGACTTACTCTCTGACGATGTTTCCTCTGATAATTCTCGTCTGGCG GACAGCAAGGAGTTTAGGCTTGAAAAAGTGTTGAATGATGCCGCAATGGAAGATAAAACAGTAATTCTAACTACTTTGAATGAAGCGTGGGCTTCACCAAATTCAATTATTGATCTCTTTCTTGAGAGCTTCAGATATGGAGAACACACTCGGAAACTTCTTAATCATTTGGTGATTATTGCGTTGGATATGAAAGCATTTTCTCGATGTTTGGATATACATACACATTGCTTTGCCCTAGTTAATGAAGGAGTCAATTTTTCAAGTGAGGCCTATTTCATGACTCCAGCGTACTTAAAGATGATGTGGAGTAGGATTTTTTTCCTACAATCTGTTCTGGAGTTGGGATTTAACTTTGTTTTCACG GATGCTGATGTAATGTGGTTTAGGGATCCATTTCCCCATTTCTACTTCGATGCAGATTTTCAGATTGCTTGTGATCATTTTTCAGGGATATCTGATGGTGTTGAAAACAAACCTAATGGTGGTTTTAAGTTTGTAAGGTCAAATAATCGATCCATAGAGTTCTACAAGTATTGGTACTCATCAAGAGAGAAATTTCCTGGTTTACATGATCAGGATGTACTTAACATAATAAAAAATGGTACTTTTATCCAAGATATTGgactaaaaatgagatttttgaGTACTGCATACTTTGGTGGGTTTTGCGAACCTAGCCGAGATTTAAATGAAGTCTGTACCATGCATGCAAATTGTTGTTTTGGGCTGGATAGTAAACTTCACGATCTCAGGATATTGCTTCAAGATTGGAAAAGCTATATGTCTTTGCCACCTAGATTTAAGGGATCACCTTTAGTATCATGGAGGGTTCCTCAGAATTGCAG TCTGGATGCACTCCTACACTTTGATTTGCAAAGCGAGGATGAGAAGCAGGAAATGGACAATAATGGGAAGACTGACAAAAGATTATAA
- the LOC113715665 gene encoding uncharacterized protein isoform X2 translates to MISSSPSSSPLSSAYIFPRRRLSSPSFLPLSSPPPKPPLPSNSGEIKPDVASNSAVYLRRVFTAIVFLSAVVLSCFVLYRATDSVGLKMPMVYYYYYASGNPDLLSDDVSSDNSRLADSKEFRLEKVLNDAAMEDKTVILTTLNEAWASPNSIIDLFLESFRYGEHTRKLLNHLVIIALDMKAFSRCLDIHTHCFALVNEGVNFSSEAYFMTPAYLKMMWSRIFFLQSVLELGFNFVFTDADVMWFRDPFPHFYFDADFQIACDHFSGISDGVENKPNGGFKFVRILLQDWKSYMSLPPRFKGSPLVSWRVPQNCSLDALLHFDLQSEDEKQEMDNNGKTDKRL, encoded by the exons ATGATCTCGTCATCGCCATCATCTTCGCCACTCTCCTCCGCCTATATATTTCCTCGCCGTCGATTGTCTTCTCcctcttttcttcctctctcgTCTCCGCCGCCAAAACCGCCGCTGCCCTCAAATTCCGGCGAGATTAAGCCGGATGTTGCATCTAATTCCGCCGTGTATCTCCGGCGAGTATTTACTGCGATTGTTTTCCTAAGCGCTGTGGTTTTGTCCTGCTTTGTTCTCTATAGAGCTACTGATTCTGTTGGGTTGAAAATGCCGATGGTTTATTACTACTACTATGCCTCCGGGAACCCTGACTTACTCTCTGACGATGTTTCCTCTGATAATTCTCGTCTGGCG GACAGCAAGGAGTTTAGGCTTGAAAAAGTGTTGAATGATGCCGCAATGGAAGATAAAACAGTAATTCTAACTACTTTGAATGAAGCGTGGGCTTCACCAAATTCAATTATTGATCTCTTTCTTGAGAGCTTCAGATATGGAGAACACACTCGGAAACTTCTTAATCATTTGGTGATTATTGCGTTGGATATGAAAGCATTTTCTCGATGTTTGGATATACATACACATTGCTTTGCCCTAGTTAATGAAGGAGTCAATTTTTCAAGTGAGGCCTATTTCATGACTCCAGCGTACTTAAAGATGATGTGGAGTAGGATTTTTTTCCTACAATCTGTTCTGGAGTTGGGATTTAACTTTGTTTTCACG GATGCTGATGTAATGTGGTTTAGGGATCCATTTCCCCATTTCTACTTCGATGCAGATTTTCAGATTGCTTGTGATCATTTTTCAGGGATATCTGATGGTGTTGAAAACAAACCTAATGGTGGTTTTAAGTTTGTAAG GATATTGCTTCAAGATTGGAAAAGCTATATGTCTTTGCCACCTAGATTTAAGGGATCACCTTTAGTATCATGGAGGGTTCCTCAGAATTGCAG TCTGGATGCACTCCTACACTTTGATTTGCAAAGCGAGGATGAGAAGCAGGAAATGGACAATAATGGGAAGACTGACAAAAGATTATAA
- the LOC113715665 gene encoding uncharacterized protein At4g15970-like isoform X4 — protein sequence MISSSPSSSPLSSAYIFPRRRLSSPSFLPLSSPPPKPPLPSNSGEIKPDVASNSAVYLRRVFTAIVFLSAVVLSCFVLYRATDSVGLKMPMVYYYYYASGNPDLLSDDVSSDNSRLADADVMWFRDPFPHFYFDADFQIACDHFSGISDGVENKPNGGFKFVRSNNRSIEFYKYWYSSREKFPGLHDQDVLNIIKNGTFIQDIGLKMRFLSTAYFGGFCEPSRDLNEVCTMHANCCFGLDSKLHDLRILLQDWKSYMSLPPRFKGSPLVSWRVPQNCSLDALLHFDLQSEDEKQEMDNNGKTDKRL from the exons ATGATCTCGTCATCGCCATCATCTTCGCCACTCTCCTCCGCCTATATATTTCCTCGCCGTCGATTGTCTTCTCcctcttttcttcctctctcgTCTCCGCCGCCAAAACCGCCGCTGCCCTCAAATTCCGGCGAGATTAAGCCGGATGTTGCATCTAATTCCGCCGTGTATCTCCGGCGAGTATTTACTGCGATTGTTTTCCTAAGCGCTGTGGTTTTGTCCTGCTTTGTTCTCTATAGAGCTACTGATTCTGTTGGGTTGAAAATGCCGATGGTTTATTACTACTACTATGCCTCCGGGAACCCTGACTTACTCTCTGACGATGTTTCCTCTGATAATTCTCGTCTGGCG GATGCTGATGTAATGTGGTTTAGGGATCCATTTCCCCATTTCTACTTCGATGCAGATTTTCAGATTGCTTGTGATCATTTTTCAGGGATATCTGATGGTGTTGAAAACAAACCTAATGGTGGTTTTAAGTTTGTAAGGTCAAATAATCGATCCATAGAGTTCTACAAGTATTGGTACTCATCAAGAGAGAAATTTCCTGGTTTACATGATCAGGATGTACTTAACATAATAAAAAATGGTACTTTTATCCAAGATATTGgactaaaaatgagatttttgaGTACTGCATACTTTGGTGGGTTTTGCGAACCTAGCCGAGATTTAAATGAAGTCTGTACCATGCATGCAAATTGTTGTTTTGGGCTGGATAGTAAACTTCACGATCTCAGGATATTGCTTCAAGATTGGAAAAGCTATATGTCTTTGCCACCTAGATTTAAGGGATCACCTTTAGTATCATGGAGGGTTCCTCAGAATTGCAG TCTGGATGCACTCCTACACTTTGATTTGCAAAGCGAGGATGAGAAGCAGGAAATGGACAATAATGGGAAGACTGACAAAAGATTATAA
- the LOC113715665 gene encoding uncharacterized protein At4g15970-like isoform X3: protein MPPGTLTYSLTMFPLIILVWRKEFRLEKVLNDAAMEDKTVILTTLNEAWASPNSIIDLFLESFRYGEHTRKLLNHLVIIALDMKAFSRCLDIHTHCFALVNEGVNFSSEAYFMTPAYLKMMWSRIFFLQSVLELGFNFVFTDADVMWFRDPFPHFYFDADFQIACDHFSGISDGVENKPNGGFKFVRSNNRSIEFYKYWYSSREKFPGLHDQDVLNIIKNGTFIQDIGLKMRFLSTAYFGGFCEPSRDLNEVCTMHANCCFGLDSKLHDLRILLQDWKSYMSLPPRFKGSPLVSWRVPQNCSLDALLHFDLQSEDEKQEMDNNGKTDKRL from the exons ATGCCTCCGGGAACCCTGACTTACTCTCTGACGATGTTTCCTCTGATAATTCTCGTCTGGCG CAAGGAGTTTAGGCTTGAAAAAGTGTTGAATGATGCCGCAATGGAAGATAAAACAGTAATTCTAACTACTTTGAATGAAGCGTGGGCTTCACCAAATTCAATTATTGATCTCTTTCTTGAGAGCTTCAGATATGGAGAACACACTCGGAAACTTCTTAATCATTTGGTGATTATTGCGTTGGATATGAAAGCATTTTCTCGATGTTTGGATATACATACACATTGCTTTGCCCTAGTTAATGAAGGAGTCAATTTTTCAAGTGAGGCCTATTTCATGACTCCAGCGTACTTAAAGATGATGTGGAGTAGGATTTTTTTCCTACAATCTGTTCTGGAGTTGGGATTTAACTTTGTTTTCACG GATGCTGATGTAATGTGGTTTAGGGATCCATTTCCCCATTTCTACTTCGATGCAGATTTTCAGATTGCTTGTGATCATTTTTCAGGGATATCTGATGGTGTTGAAAACAAACCTAATGGTGGTTTTAAGTTTGTAAGGTCAAATAATCGATCCATAGAGTTCTACAAGTATTGGTACTCATCAAGAGAGAAATTTCCTGGTTTACATGATCAGGATGTACTTAACATAATAAAAAATGGTACTTTTATCCAAGATATTGgactaaaaatgagatttttgaGTACTGCATACTTTGGTGGGTTTTGCGAACCTAGCCGAGATTTAAATGAAGTCTGTACCATGCATGCAAATTGTTGTTTTGGGCTGGATAGTAAACTTCACGATCTCAGGATATTGCTTCAAGATTGGAAAAGCTATATGTCTTTGCCACCTAGATTTAAGGGATCACCTTTAGTATCATGGAGGGTTCCTCAGAATTGCAG TCTGGATGCACTCCTACACTTTGATTTGCAAAGCGAGGATGAGAAGCAGGAAATGGACAATAATGGGAAGACTGACAAAAGATTATAA